Sequence from the Lates calcarifer isolate ASB-BC8 unplaced genomic scaffold, TLL_Latcal_v3 _unitig_1985_quiver_1926, whole genome shotgun sequence genome:
AGTgtaactgaaacaaacactgtaagATGAGAACTGTTATTATCATCTCCTTTTCGAGGACGATCCTCCACATTACCACAGCAGACATACGTTGATGGCCGTAACCCATGATGAGCACAGTGCTGCCACGAACCGAGGAGCTATCAGACCACAGGTACGAAGTTTCAGGACTTAGAGATGATAAAGTTGTTAAATATCTGAAGTTCGTCTTGGACAGTTAGAAATTTGTTAtcagactgtttgtgtgtgtttatgtctgtgtgtgtgtgtgtgtgtaatctagCTTCCTGGAAGGCTGTTTATCATAGGGAAGCCAAATGACTACCACATGGAGGGGCCCCTGCCGAGACTGCCTTCCTACGAGAGCGTTCGTaagaaagacaggcagagacagatCCACAGTCTGATCGCACAGCGCTTCGGCCTCAGTGGCTCCCATGATGAGGTGAGCATACAGAGAGCTACAGATTCTGCTTGGTTGAAAAATACCACCTAACATCATGTCTAAAGCTCACCAATTATCACGATGCATCTTATTgattaaacagaaatgtaaaaacaacaattattgGTTTTAGGGGAAGTTGCAGGCTGGAACTATTTCTTGATGAACAACAGTTTATCCATCCATGCAGCTCCTCTGTGCAGTGTCTTTTGCTTCAGTGTGGATTAACAAATATGGCAGGTTAGCACAGGTTAGCAGTTCCCCACTGCTTCTAATCTTAATGCTTAGCCAACTACTCAGCTCCCATCTCCAGCTTTGTAGCTAAGCcagttaacatttttcacaactTAGCTCTCACTGATCGATTGACCCCACATGGTAGAAACTGCCGCCATACCGTATGTGAATTGCTGAATAAATCAGAGGAAATAAGCAAATGTTTCCTATATTAACATAAATCGCTTTTCATTAGATCTTCCCTAACTATTAAAATTTGTCACCTCCAGTTTGTGACGCAGTCTTTCTGAAGGTGCCAGACCAAGCTGAGACAAACAATCTTTCTAGACTTTtgaaagctcctccagagccacagagccTCCTCCAGCTGAATAGTAGCTCGCCATGACTGGTTTTTATGTCTAAATCCTGGGAGTTCCCTTTAAAAATAGATCTTTAGACATGTCAGATCATAATAtttcctttgtctctttccaTTTTAGCCTCCACCAACATATGAGGAAACCCTTCGACAGTCCCTCGATATGTCATCTGTAAATCTGCAGTCTCTGGATGTTCACCTGTCGATTCACTCCCAGGATGAGTCCTCCAACCTCAGCGAAGACACATATGACCTCAGTCAACCATCCACAGTGCTCCAAGGCccagcttcctcctcctgcccaACACAGAGCTCcaggtttctgtctctctgatggTCCCAGAGTTCTTTGCCAAGCCACAGCATAAGGAAGAGGCCTACTGTTGTTAGAGCCAAGAGAGTGACGCCATCAGGGACAAGAAAAGCCTTTTGGGAAGAGAATGCTTGTTCTTTGAGGCAAAGCTGTTGATAGATCTTTGTGATTCTGTTTGGAGGTATTCTCATGATAATGACTCTGACTCAAGCTGTACACTCCCCAGGAATAAGATAACATATCTCTGCAATGGCCATGTAATTTCTGgctgttttacttttgtctAAGAATGGTATAACAGGAGAACATTTTTTAAGGTTTGACCAATATGATTTCTTAAGAAACTGATTGGGATATTTTTGTACTGTGGTCTTTTACTGAAGGTCTACAACTTTAGCAGCTTTCACACCAATTAAATCCCTAAACCTCTGAAATACACaacagtgtgttgtgtgatcttttgaaaaacaaccaaatatTGTTTTTGATTCAGTATTTCTGCCTTTACATTATTTCCTATGAACCATAACTCATCACAGCTTAAATGTCACAGCTCGACAGATGAGGTGAGTCCATGTGGCGGGCTGACACTTCCATCAGTAGACAcgaaacactgactgaaaactcAGTGTCACCATGTGATTGTGACTGTGATCACTCATGTTGAAACACGTAGTTGAAAAGCAAACATCTTAAACACAGAGTCTCTACATAATTTCACAGCATAAGTTAATATTAGCTGAACTGGCTTAACTAAAAAATCTTAAGGTCTTACTGTCAAAGAGGTGTCTTTGGTGAGACCAGGCTTTGCTTAAACAGTAACTCTGTTTAGCCCAAATACTTAACCAGTGGCTGTTGCTTTGAGTTTGAGAGGGAAAGTTCGACAGTCCAAGGTTACTGTTTAACTCAGATCAAACACTaactacagaaaacacaaacccacCACAACCAGGGAGTATCTGAGAGAGCTGTGGAGATTGTACTTTGCTGTTTGTGCATCCATTGAGGATGACCTGTCCTGATACTGGCCTGGACTGAGAAGCAAGAATACAGATCTCTCACTCTAGCCAGTGGCTATCCAGTAACCTCATGACTCATTCCTTCTttatgaagaggaaaaacatggacACTTCCAAGTCCAAATGTTTACACTTGTGGTTTATAAAAATATGCCTCAGTTTATCATGGTGCATTATCCAATTAGGCAGTGGAGTGCACAATGACCCACAAACAGCAAATTACCTTCTAACATCCACGAATTAGAATGCCATGTCTGCAGACTCCTCACATCCATCATTGGTTCTGATTCATGACAGCATTCCAACTCCCAAACAGTGTACCAGGCGTTACCCACACTCCCTCTGCATACCACGAACCTCTGAAATACATCTGCTCTTTATATTCTTGCTGAGGGTTTTTCAAAGAAATGCTGACAAAATATCTTGCTGATAAGCTTGCACCATTcacaacatattttatacagGGATTAAGACCACAGCCTGACTAAGGAGGACCAGTAATCATCAAAGATTTACTTTTAACATCATCATAAACCTTAGGAGGTATTTtcacaaattcatttttttttcctgtaaaatcAGTTTATGAAGAAATACCTCTAATTTCAATGCATAATTTGAACACAAATCAAGCTGAGCTAAGGGCCACATAGTGTAGCAGTGGTGGTACGACATCTTGTGGTCGTTGTGTTATTGCACTTTTTCaacaaaacagataaagaaGTAGTTCTCATATGCATGTACGCATGATGTATGCAGTTAGGCCCCTAATCCTGATGGGCACATGATTTAGAGTGATCTGGCGACATCTTGTGGTCAGATTATGTATTATATTTCTCCAGTGGTTGAAAAAGATTGACAGTGAAAGTAGTAACACTGTTTAATAGagagtaaagaaaaaacatatattaatgatgaattattattagtttATCACTCCACAATACACCACTCCACATGTGATCTGTTAAATAAACTGagtaaaaaaaagtgtatttgaGACCCCACTATCAGGGGCAATAAAGCTGCTGCTAACCACAGTGTACATAGATGTTACAGGTGACGTGTGGCTCATGTCCAGTTTGTTAGagtcacaaataaaggagtttcaacttcagctctctgtctttccGGTGGAggtattttaagaccaatcagaggccgTTGCTAGGCGGGCCAGAATCGGTCGGCCAATCAGCCTTTTTCTGCCAATGtgctgacgtatgtcgtcattgcCTGCGACTGTCTAATCATTGGTTATGACATTCTGGGAGGAGCGCCgagaggcggagaaaggaagtcggaaaacagatttaaaccaacgtTTAAACCAATGCATCTGTTTGTCAGTCCTGTGAGAGAACGCCGTTACCGGAGAGATCTGGAAGCTAAAAcaaactggagctgctttttgtccaacacgagtgagactggacggTGAACACACCTgtgaaggtaaggcaaacagttagcggctagcgttagcattaacgttatcagcgagcgttagcattaacgcTATcagagagcgttagcattagcattaccttgcaattatatcttttatttccattttcagtcgtttatatcgcgtgggtaagagtgtgtctgtgtttctgtgactgaggcgtccctgacatgagttgtgggtcTAATGTGGACAGCTCTTGGTAATGGGATCTGTGTAAATcacagtttgtatttgtttacactTTTTACACCTTGgtgtagcattagcattagtgggggtcgttagcattagccttatcttttagttatgtttttcccttttttgtcgtcgtttttatttgcgtgggttaaagtgtgtttgtgtttctgtgactaaagccTCTAACATGAGCTGTGGAGGTGGTAACTGTTGAGTATTCTGTCTGTTTACTGCTCCGTTTGCATCTCTGTTACTCTGCAGACAtcttactgcttctttgtaatgtTGAACTCCATCTCGGTcgttttaagtcagtttatggcggattatcatgtcatgtggtcattttgtgtctatttgttaTGGTATTGCTTAGTTTAGCGTCTCTAGGTGTTCTACATCTACTTATGGTCAGTttctgtgtggttgtgttgcatcgtattgtgtctttgtagttttgtgtccattccaggtcatttaacgtttctttgtggccattttgtttcagtgtggccGTTAACTGTTTAGCTGTAATCATT
This genomic interval carries:
- the LOC108891530 gene encoding uncharacterized protein LOC108891530, coding for MSLSPPSQREIPTMAPELLTVIVASVSCVVFCLVILMLVVVLYRKDPLCCRFRPYRTEQYTDDPPHYHSRHTLMAVTHDEHSAATNRGAIRPQLPGRLFIIGKPNDYHMEGPLPRLPSYESVRKKDRQRQIHSLIAQRFGLSGSHDEPPPTYEETLRQSLDMSSVNLQSLDVHLSIHSQDESSNLSEDTYDLSQPSTVLQGPASSSCPTQSSRFLSL